Proteins co-encoded in one Arachis hypogaea cultivar Tifrunner chromosome 13, arahy.Tifrunner.gnm2.J5K5, whole genome shotgun sequence genomic window:
- the LOC112732762 gene encoding tubulin beta-1 chain: MREILHIQAGQCGNQIGGKFWEVMCDEHGIDATGNYVGKSHLQLERVNVYYNEASGGRYVPRAVLMDLEPGTMDSLRSGPFGKIFRPDNFVFGQNGAGNNWAKGHYTEGAELIDSVLDVVRKEAENCDCLQGFQVCHSLGGGTGSGMGTLLISKIREEYPDRMMLTFSVFPSPKVSDTVVEPYNATLSVHQLVENADECMVLDNEALYDICFRTLKLTNPSFGDLNHLISTTMSGVTCCLRFPGQLNSDLRKLAVNLIPFPRLHFFMVGFAPLTSRGSQQYRALTIPELTQQMWDARNMMCAADPRHGRYLTASAMFRGKMSTKEVDEQMINVQNKNSSYFVEWIPNNVKSSVCDIPPTGLSMSSTFMGNSTSIQEMFRRVSEQFTVMFKRKAFLHWYTGEGMDEMEFTEAESNMNDLVAEYQQYQDAAAMDDEEEEFDEDEGLAA, encoded by the exons ATGAGAGAAATCTTGCACATTCAAGCTGGTCAATGTGGGAACCAAATTGGAGGAAAGTTTTGGGAGGTTATGTGTGACGAACATGGGATAGATGCCACTGGAAATTATGTTGGAAAGTCTCATCTTCAACTTGAAAGGGTGAACGTGTACTACAATGAAGCGAGTGGGGGACGCTATGTCCCTCGAGCGGTGCTCATGGACCTTGAGCCAGGAACCATGGACAGCTTGCGTTCTGGTCCTTTTGGAAAGATCTTTAGGCCTGATAACTTCGTGTTTGGTCAGAACGGTGCTGGTAACAACTGGGCTAAAGGCCATTACACAGAGGGAGCAGAGCTTATTGATTCTGTTCTTGATGTTGTTCGCAAAGAAGCTGAGAATTGCGATTGCTTGCAAG GGTTCCAAGTGTGTCATTCGCTGGGAGGAGGAACGGGATCAGGAATGGGGACGTTGCTGATATCGAAGATCAGAGAAGAGTACCCTGATCGGATGATGTTGACATTCTCTGTGTTCCCATCTCCAAAGGTTTCAGACACGGTGGTTGAACCCTACAACGCCACACTCTCCGTTCATCAATTGGTTGAGAATGCCGACGAGTGTATGGTCCTTGATAATGAGGCACTCTATGATATCTGCTTCCGCACCCTCAAGCTCACTAACCCTAGCT TTGGCGATCTGAACCATTTGATCTCAACAACGATGAGCGGAGTGACATGCTGCCTCCGGTTCCCAGGTCAACTCAACTCCGATCTGCGAAAACTGGCGGTGAACCTCATCCCGTTCCCGCGGCTCCACTTCTTCATGGTTGGTTTCGCGCCTTTGACGTCGCGAGGGTCGCAGCAGTACAGAGCACTCACCATACCGGAGTTGACTCAGCAAATGTGGGACGCAAGAAACATGATGTGTGCCGCAGATCCCAGACATGGAAGGTACCTAACGGCGTCCGCCATGTTCCGCGGCAAGATGAGCACTAAAGAAGTGGATGAACAAATGATCAATGTGCAGAACAAGAACTCCTCCTACTTTGTCGAGTGGATACCAAACAATGTCAAGTCCAGTGTGTGTGACATCCCTCCTACTGGTTTGTCAATGTCCTCAACGTTCATGGGGAATTCCACTTCCATTCAAGAGATGTTTAGGCGCGTCTCGGAGCAGTTTACGGTCATGTTCAAGAGGAAGGCTTTCTTGCATTGGTACACTGGTGAGGGCATGGATGAGATGGAGTTCACCGAGGCTGAGAGCAATATGAATGATTTGGTTGCTGAGTATCAGCAGTATCAAGATGCAGCAGCTAtggatgatgaggaagaggagtTTGATGAAGATGAAGGACTAGCTGCATGA
- the LOC112732763 gene encoding 5-amino-6-(5-phospho-D-ribitylamino)uracil phosphatase, chloroplastic produces MVESIATTSLLGHLPVCGGNLIRDVSGKRKSLSTCRFPTTEFLGGRIAVSLPVPKSKGHGFWSSSIRALAVELTREAYSYREDKLPKKDNYKFDSGFDPRPGLWPPANRADNPSLRNPLLRQERMGCGWLGVIFEWEGVLIEDNPDLEKQAWLVLSQEEGKSPPPAFILKRIEGMKNEQAISEVLCWSRDPAQMRRMANRKEEIYQALQGGIYSLMPESKEFVSVLMHHKIPMALVSTRPRKTLESAVGQIGIEDNFSVIVASEDVHRGKPDPEMFVYAAQLLNFIPERCIVFGNSNQTVEAAHDARMKCVAVASKHPVYELGAADLVVKRLNELSIVDLKNLADIESPEFEPMMEMELEEDSDISSVDENFW; encoded by the coding sequence ATGGTTGAATCAATTGCTACCACTTCACTCCTTGGCCACCTTCCTGTCTGTGGAGGAAATTTGATAAGAGATGTTTCTGGTAAACGCAAATCTTTGAGTACTTGTAGGTTCCCAACTACTGAATTTCTTGGTGGAAGGATTGCTGTTTCTCTGCCTGTGCCAAAATCCAAGGGACATGGATTCTGGTCATCATCAATTAGGGCGCTTGCTGTGGAGCTCACAAGAGAAGCATATTCATATAGGGAAGACAAATTACCCAAGAAGGATAATTATAAGTTTGATAGTGGATTTGATCCAAGGCCTGGTTTGTGGCCTCCTGCAAATAGAGCGGATAACCCTTCGCTTCGGAATCCGTTGCTTCGACAAGAGAGGATGGGGTGTGGCTGGTTGGGTGTCATATTTGAGTGGGAGGGGGTTCTCATTGAAGACAACCCTGATCTTGAGAAGCAAGCTTGGCTGGTCCTCTCTCAAGAAGAAGGCAAATCCCCGCCTCCTGCATTCATCCTAAAGAGAATTGAAGGCATGAAGAATGAACAGGCGATTTCCGAGGTTCTTTGCTGGTCTAGGGACCCTGCGCAGATGAGAAGAATGGCTAACAGAAAGGAAGAAATCTACCAAGCCTTGCAAGGAGGGATATATAGTCTAATGCCTGAGTCCAAGGAGTTTGTGAGCGTTCTGATGCATCATAAGATACCAATGGCATTGGTTTCAACGCGTCCTAGAAAAACTCTTGAGTCTGCTGTGGGGCAAATTGGTATTGAAGACAATTTCAGTGTGATTGTAGCCTCAGAGGATGTTCACAGGGGGAAGCCTGATCCAGAGATGTTTGTTTACGCAGCTCAGCTCCTAAATTTCATACCTGAGAGGTGCATTGTGTttggaaactcaaatcaaacagTGGAGGCAGCACATGATGCTCGGATGAAGTGTGTTGCAGTGGCTAGCAAGCATCCTGTCTATGAATTGGGGGCTGCAGACTTGGTTGTCAAGCGCCTAAACGAGCTTTCAATTGTTGATCTGAAGAATCTTGCTGACATTGAATCACCTGAATTCGAACCTATGATGGAGATGGAGCTGGAAGAAGATTCAGACATATCATCGGTTGATGAAAATTTCTGGTAA
- the LOC112732760 gene encoding glutamate--cysteine ligase, chloroplastic yields the protein MVFVSRAATPSYCIRHDTIFRHSFDGSNVRRRPCFAVSPSSWDSAKKAWRGRSMIVAASPPTEDAVVAAEPLTKKDLVDYLASGCKTKDKWRIGTEHEKFGFEFGNLRPMKYEQIAELLNGIAERFEWDKIMEGDKIIGLKQGKQSISLEPGGQFELSGAPLETLHQTCAEVNSHLYQVKAVAEEMGIGFLGIGFQPKWGIKDIPIMPKGRYDIMRNYMPKVGSLGLDMMFRTCTVQVNLDFSSEADMIRKFRAGLALQPIATALFANSPFTEGKPNGFVSMRSQIWTDTDKDRTGMLPFVFDDSFGFEQYVDYALDVPMYFVYRKKKYVDCTGMTFRDFLAGKLPCLPGELPTLNDWENHLTTIFPEVRLKRYLEMRGADGGPWRRLCALPALWVGLLYDEVSLQNILDMTADWTPEERQMLRNKVPITGLKTPFRDGLLKHVAEEVLQLARDGLERRGFKETGFLNEVAEVVRTGITPAEKLLELYHGKWGQSVDHVFEELLY from the exons ATGGTTTTTGTTTCGCGAGCTGCTACACCGTCATACTGTATTCGCCATGACACCATATTTCGGCACAGCTTCGATGGGTCCAATGTTAGGAGGAGACCTTGCTTTGCTGTCTCTCCTTCTTCCTGGGATTCTGCTAAGAAGGCTTGGCGTGGTCGTAGTATGATTGTTGCAGCTAGCCCTCCCACCGAAGATGCCGTGGTTGCTGCGGAGCCACTCACAAAGAAGGATCTTGTGGATTATCTTGCCTCTGGTTGCAAGACCAAGGATAAATGGAG GATAGGTACTGAACATGAGAAGTTCGGCTTTGAGTTTGGAAACTTGCGTCCAATGAAGTACGAGCAAATAGCAGAGTTGTTGAACGGCATTGCTGAGAGATTTGAGTGGGATAAAATAATGGAAGGTGATAAAATTATTGGACTCAAACAG GGGAAGCAGAGCATATCATTGGAGCCAGGTGGTCAGTTTGAGCTTAGTGGAGCCCCTCTTGAAACCTTGCATCAGACTTGTGCTGAAGTTAATTCACACCTCTATCAG GTTAAAGCTGTTGCGGAGGAAATGGGCATTGGATTTTTGGGGATTGGCTTCCAGCCAAAGTGGGGAATCAAAGACATACCTATAATGCCAAAG GGAAGATATGATATCATGAGGAATTACATGCCCAAAGTTGGTTCCCTTGGTCTTGACATGATGTTCAGAACATGTACTGTACAG GTCAATCTGGACTTCAGTTCTGAAGCTGATATGATCAGGAAATTTCGCGCTGGCCTAGCTTTGCAGCCC ATAGCAACAGCTCTTTTTGCAAATTCACCCTTCACAGAAGGAAAGCCGAATGGTTTTGTCAGTATGAGAAG CCAAATTTGGACCGATACTGATAAGGATCGCACAGGCATGCTCCCCTTTGTTTTTGATGACTCGTTCGG GTTTGAGCAGTACGTCGAttatgctcttgatgttccaatGTATTTTGTCTATCGGAAAAAGAAATATGTCGACTGCACTGGAATGACCTTTAGG GACTTTTTGGCTGGAAAACTTCCTTGTCTTCCTGGTGAATTACCAACCCTCAATGATTGGGAGAATCACTTGACGACTATATTTCCTGAG GTCAGGCTGAAGAGGTATTTGGAGATGAGAGGTGCTGATGGAGGGCCATGGAGAAGGTTATGTGCCTTACCAGCACTTTGG GTAGGGCTATTATACGATGAGGTTTCTCTACAAAACATTTTAGATATGACAGCAGATTGGACTCCGGAAGAAAGGCAAATGCTAAGGAACAAG GTTCCCATAACTGGCCTAAAGACACCATTTAGAGACGGTCTGCTGAAGCATGTTGCTGAAGAAGTTCTACAGTTAGCAAGG GATGGCTTGGAAAGAAGAGGCTTTAAAGAAACAGGATTTTTGAACGAGGTAGCCGAGGTGGTTAGAACAG GTATCACTCCAGCTGAGAAGCTTCTGGAATTGTATCATGGAAAGTGGGGGCAATCTGTAGATCATGTGTTTGAGGAATTGCTTTATTGA